The Lycium barbarum isolate Lr01 chromosome 10, ASM1917538v2, whole genome shotgun sequence genome includes a region encoding these proteins:
- the LOC132613506 gene encoding protein GLUTELIN PRECURSOR ACCUMULATION 3 isoform X1 — translation MHYWVRASSLDFTGTIPQPRSGHTAVNIGKSKVVVFGGLVDKKFLNDITVYDIENKLWFQPECTGSGSDGQVGPSPRAFHVAVAMDCHMFIFGGRSGSRRLGDFWVLDTDIWQWSELTSFGDLPSARDFAAASAIGNSKIVMFGGWDGKKWLSDVYILDTCTVFDMTLEWRELSVLGTLPPPRCGHTATIVEKRLLVYGGRGGGGPIMADLWALKGLIEEENESPGWTQLKIPGQAPTARCGHTVTSGGLYLLLFGGHGTGGWLSRYDVYYNDCVVLDRVSVQWKRLPTTNEPPVARAYHSMTSVGSRYLLFGGFDGKSTYGDLWWLVPEDDPIAKRVTACPPEAIHENQDSSMTSMEKERQMQEDAVSELQKRIGVSVSISKSNEKKIVDELEDTKLLELASKFIGEGALSNKEAVQALRDHWSKSSPKSIQLKELSALLCDYQRMITRLQKEKLESFLQSMNPGPLGKETYRFCHIRNVSQLRMDDISHLLAEYKQVLLDIGTS, via the exons atgcATTATTGGGTTCGAGCATCTTCTTTAGATTTCACTGGAACAATTCCACAACCTCGAag TGGACATACTGCTGTGAACATTGGGAAATCGAAAGTAGTGGTGTTTGGAGGATTAGTTGACAAGAAGTTCCTTAATGACATCACTGTCTATGATATTG AAAACAAATTGTGGTTTCAGCCAGAGTGCACGGGCAGTGGTTCTGATGGCCAAGTTGGTCCTAGCCCACGAGCATTCCATGTTGCTGTTGCAATGGACTGTCATATGTTCATCTTTGGTGGGAGATCCGGCAGTAGAAG GTTAGGTGATTTTTGGGTTCTGGATACTG ATATATGGCAATGGTCAGAGCTGACAAGTTTTGGTGACTTACCTTCTGCAAGAGATTTTGCAGCTGCTTCAGCCATTGGAAACAGTAAAATTGTAAT GTTTGGTGGCTGGGATGGTAAAAAGTGGTTGTCAGATGTCTATATCTTGGACACGTGTACTGTTTTTGATA TGACTCTCGAGTGGAGGGAGCTATCTGTTTTGGGAACTTTACCTCCGCCTAGATGTGGCCATACTGCTACTATAGTTGAGAAAAGATTGCTTGTCTATGGTGGTAGAG GAGGAGGAGGGCCAATCATGGCTGACTTGTGGGCTTTGAAGGGCCTAATTGAAGAAG AGAATGAAAGCCCTGGATGGACCCAACTGAAGATTCCAGGTCAAGCTCCGACAGCGCGTTGTGGACATACAGTGACATCCGGAGGACTCTAT CTCCTGTTATTTGGAGGGCACGGAACTGGTGGTTGGTTGAGTCGGTATGATGTTTACTACAATGATTGTGTTGTTTTAGACAGGG TGTCTGTACAGTGGAAACGCCTACCAACTACTAATGAACCGCCAGTTGCACGAGCATACCACTCAATGACCTCAGTTGGATCACGATATTTGTTGTTTGGAGGGTTTGATGGAAAATCAACTTATGGCGATCTGTGGTGGTTAGTTCCAGAAG ATGATCCAATTGCTAAGCGCGTGACGGCTTGTCCTCCCGAGGCTATCCATGAAAACCAGGATTCTTCAATGACAAGTATGGAGAAG GAGAGGCAAATGCAAGAAGATGCTGTGTCAGAGTTGCAGAAAAGGATAGGAGTTTCAGTATCCATCTCCAAATCCAATGAGAAGAAAATTGTAGATGAGTTGGAAGATACAAAATTATTAGAATTGGCTTCTAAATTCATTGGAGAGGGAGCTCTCAGTAATAAGGAG GCTGTACAAGCACTTCGTGACCATTGGTCAAAGTCCTCACCGAAGTCAATTCAATTAAAAGAGCTTAGCGCATTACTTTGTGACTACCAGCGCATGATTACCCGCCTTCAAAA GGAAAAACTTGAATCATTCTTGCAATCCATGAATCCTGGACCTCTGGGGAAAGAGACTTACAGATTCTGTCATATCAGGAATGTTAGTCAG TTGCGTATGGATGATATCTCACATCTGCTGGCTGAGTACAAACAAGTCCTTCTCGATATAGGAACAAGCTAA
- the LOC132613506 gene encoding protein GLUTELIN PRECURSOR ACCUMULATION 3 isoform X2, protein MHYWVRASSLDFTGTIPQPRSGHTAVNIGKSKVVVFGGLVDKKFLNDITVYDIENKLWFQPECTGSGSDGQVGPSPRAFHVAVAMDCHMFIFGGRSGSRRLGDFWVLDTDIWQWSELTSFGDLPSARDFAAASAIGNSKIVMFGGWDGKKWLSDVYILDTLTLEWRELSVLGTLPPPRCGHTATIVEKRLLVYGGRGGGGPIMADLWALKGLIEEENESPGWTQLKIPGQAPTARCGHTVTSGGLYLLLFGGHGTGGWLSRYDVYYNDCVVLDRVSVQWKRLPTTNEPPVARAYHSMTSVGSRYLLFGGFDGKSTYGDLWWLVPEDDPIAKRVTACPPEAIHENQDSSMTSMEKERQMQEDAVSELQKRIGVSVSISKSNEKKIVDELEDTKLLELASKFIGEGALSNKEAVQALRDHWSKSSPKSIQLKELSALLCDYQRMITRLQKEKLESFLQSMNPGPLGKETYRFCHIRNVSQLRMDDISHLLAEYKQVLLDIGTS, encoded by the exons atgcATTATTGGGTTCGAGCATCTTCTTTAGATTTCACTGGAACAATTCCACAACCTCGAag TGGACATACTGCTGTGAACATTGGGAAATCGAAAGTAGTGGTGTTTGGAGGATTAGTTGACAAGAAGTTCCTTAATGACATCACTGTCTATGATATTG AAAACAAATTGTGGTTTCAGCCAGAGTGCACGGGCAGTGGTTCTGATGGCCAAGTTGGTCCTAGCCCACGAGCATTCCATGTTGCTGTTGCAATGGACTGTCATATGTTCATCTTTGGTGGGAGATCCGGCAGTAGAAG GTTAGGTGATTTTTGGGTTCTGGATACTG ATATATGGCAATGGTCAGAGCTGACAAGTTTTGGTGACTTACCTTCTGCAAGAGATTTTGCAGCTGCTTCAGCCATTGGAAACAGTAAAATTGTAAT GTTTGGTGGCTGGGATGGTAAAAAGTGGTTGTCAGATGTCTATATCTTGGACACGT TGACTCTCGAGTGGAGGGAGCTATCTGTTTTGGGAACTTTACCTCCGCCTAGATGTGGCCATACTGCTACTATAGTTGAGAAAAGATTGCTTGTCTATGGTGGTAGAG GAGGAGGAGGGCCAATCATGGCTGACTTGTGGGCTTTGAAGGGCCTAATTGAAGAAG AGAATGAAAGCCCTGGATGGACCCAACTGAAGATTCCAGGTCAAGCTCCGACAGCGCGTTGTGGACATACAGTGACATCCGGAGGACTCTAT CTCCTGTTATTTGGAGGGCACGGAACTGGTGGTTGGTTGAGTCGGTATGATGTTTACTACAATGATTGTGTTGTTTTAGACAGGG TGTCTGTACAGTGGAAACGCCTACCAACTACTAATGAACCGCCAGTTGCACGAGCATACCACTCAATGACCTCAGTTGGATCACGATATTTGTTGTTTGGAGGGTTTGATGGAAAATCAACTTATGGCGATCTGTGGTGGTTAGTTCCAGAAG ATGATCCAATTGCTAAGCGCGTGACGGCTTGTCCTCCCGAGGCTATCCATGAAAACCAGGATTCTTCAATGACAAGTATGGAGAAG GAGAGGCAAATGCAAGAAGATGCTGTGTCAGAGTTGCAGAAAAGGATAGGAGTTTCAGTATCCATCTCCAAATCCAATGAGAAGAAAATTGTAGATGAGTTGGAAGATACAAAATTATTAGAATTGGCTTCTAAATTCATTGGAGAGGGAGCTCTCAGTAATAAGGAG GCTGTACAAGCACTTCGTGACCATTGGTCAAAGTCCTCACCGAAGTCAATTCAATTAAAAGAGCTTAGCGCATTACTTTGTGACTACCAGCGCATGATTACCCGCCTTCAAAA GGAAAAACTTGAATCATTCTTGCAATCCATGAATCCTGGACCTCTGGGGAAAGAGACTTACAGATTCTGTCATATCAGGAATGTTAGTCAG TTGCGTATGGATGATATCTCACATCTGCTGGCTGAGTACAAACAAGTCCTTCTCGATATAGGAACAAGCTAA